From a single Octopus sinensis linkage group LG5, ASM634580v1, whole genome shotgun sequence genomic region:
- the LOC115212302 gene encoding uncharacterized protein LOC115212302 isoform X2 translates to MNTKTLQPPNSLSGNRFKNLNLEPSFESLPYFYKNICSSEEATRFMNSLPAKKGQFIIRKSSKGSNYLSITVELSNRHIKHVNIKIVRDSQGGESFCLLYELGNFKSLASLIEYYKVHPIDNIEKVQDVKLLYPIMRKPSDSDIMDGVVENFHGSVGLQTNNNQQVTTPDNNNFFLESRPPAAVPPTLSKQQNVDATQSSFYYTYVQNMNEDRSRLLWQTLRMEERCMCGIRIQDSQLPDNFTVHQIQDSNGWRLYFQDQNKVTSWILPDHVIERMEPFHWNNLTKLYAPKPLPEWLQIKRAILISKK, encoded by the exons ATGAACACCAAAACCCTACAACCACCCAATTCCTTATCAGGCAACAGATTTAAGAATTTGAACCTTGAACCAAGTTTTGAATCCTTGCCCTACTTCTATAAGAACATATGCAGTTCAGAAgag GCCACTCGGTTCATGAATTCCCTTCCAGCTAAGAAAGGTCAATTTATCATCCGCAAAAGCTCTAAGGGAAGCAACTATCTTTCAATCACTGTTGA ATTGTCCAACCGTCACATTAAACATGTCAATATCAAGATTGTCAGAGACAGTCAGGGTGGAGAATCATTTTGTTTACTCTATGAGCTTGGTAATTTCAAATCTTTGGCCTCACTAATTGAATACTATAAAGTTCATCCAATTGACAACATCGAAAAAGTACAGGATGTGAAGCTACTTTATCCCATTATGAGAAAACCTTCTGACTCTGATATCATGGACGGAGTTGTTGAAAATTTCCATGGTTCTGTAGGCCTTCAAACTAACAATAACCAGCAGGTAACTACACCTGATAACAACAACTTTTTCCTTGAAAGCCGTCCTCCTGCTGCGGTTCCACCGACTTTATCTAAGCAGCAAAATGTGGATGCAACACAGTCGAGTTTTTATTACACCTATGTACAAAATATGAACGAAGACCGCAGTCGGCTTTTATGGCAGACACTTAGAATGGAAGAAAGATGCATGTGTGGAATACGCATACAAGATTCACAACTTCCTGATAATTTTACAGTTCACCAAATACAAGATTCAAATGGTTGGAGACTCTATTTCCAGGACCAGAATAAAGTGACATCGTGGATTCTACCTGATCATGTCATTGAGAGAATGGAACCATTTCACTGGAATAACTTGACAAAGCTTTATGCCCCCAAACCATTACCTGAGTGGCTCCAAATTAAAAGAGCCATTTTAATCAGCAAAAAATGA
- the LOC115212302 gene encoding uncharacterized protein LOC115212302 isoform X1 translates to MQNQYTTMVHDFGLRGYHIMNTKTLQPPNSLSGNRFKNLNLEPSFESLPYFYKNICSSEEATRFMNSLPAKKGQFIIRKSSKGSNYLSITVELSNRHIKHVNIKIVRDSQGGESFCLLYELGNFKSLASLIEYYKVHPIDNIEKVQDVKLLYPIMRKPSDSDIMDGVVENFHGSVGLQTNNNQQVTTPDNNNFFLESRPPAAVPPTLSKQQNVDATQSSFYYTYVQNMNEDRSRLLWQTLRMEERCMCGIRIQDSQLPDNFTVHQIQDSNGWRLYFQDQNKVTSWILPDHVIERMEPFHWNNLTKLYAPKPLPEWLQIKRAILISKK, encoded by the exons tgCATGATTTTGGTTTGAGGGGGTACCATATCATGAACACCAAAACCCTACAACCACCCAATTCCTTATCAGGCAACAGATTTAAGAATTTGAACCTTGAACCAAGTTTTGAATCCTTGCCCTACTTCTATAAGAACATATGCAGTTCAGAAgag GCCACTCGGTTCATGAATTCCCTTCCAGCTAAGAAAGGTCAATTTATCATCCGCAAAAGCTCTAAGGGAAGCAACTATCTTTCAATCACTGTTGA ATTGTCCAACCGTCACATTAAACATGTCAATATCAAGATTGTCAGAGACAGTCAGGGTGGAGAATCATTTTGTTTACTCTATGAGCTTGGTAATTTCAAATCTTTGGCCTCACTAATTGAATACTATAAAGTTCATCCAATTGACAACATCGAAAAAGTACAGGATGTGAAGCTACTTTATCCCATTATGAGAAAACCTTCTGACTCTGATATCATGGACGGAGTTGTTGAAAATTTCCATGGTTCTGTAGGCCTTCAAACTAACAATAACCAGCAGGTAACTACACCTGATAACAACAACTTTTTCCTTGAAAGCCGTCCTCCTGCTGCGGTTCCACCGACTTTATCTAAGCAGCAAAATGTGGATGCAACACAGTCGAGTTTTTATTACACCTATGTACAAAATATGAACGAAGACCGCAGTCGGCTTTTATGGCAGACACTTAGAATGGAAGAAAGATGCATGTGTGGAATACGCATACAAGATTCACAACTTCCTGATAATTTTACAGTTCACCAAATACAAGATTCAAATGGTTGGAGACTCTATTTCCAGGACCAGAATAAAGTGACATCGTGGATTCTACCTGATCATGTCATTGAGAGAATGGAACCATTTCACTGGAATAACTTGACAAAGCTTTATGCCCCCAAACCATTACCTGAGTGGCTCCAAATTAAAAGAGCCATTTTAATCAGCAAAAAATGA